The stretch of DNA AGCAACTGAAATTGCAAAAGAAACTAAGGATTTCTCGACAGTAATAGAACTTATGAAGATAAATACAAGTTTTATTGATATACGTTCAAAATTCACACTTGAGCTTATGGATAAATCGACTGCACTAGAAAGTCTTAATCTTGAAGCTTCAACTCCTGCCGGATATATAACATCTTCTTGAAAAAACGATCATACGTATGGAAGTGATAGAACATGGCTAAACAACGCGCAAAAATAGGAAATTTGAACATGAAAAGATGCGCTTTTTGCGTGCATTGGTATGATCCAGGAAATACAGTAATCTCTCCAGTGAAAGGTTTTAAAGATGTGTGGGAATATACAACTGAAGTAAAAAAAACTTGCATGGAACATAATAATCAGGATCGTGCATCTCAAACTGTTTGTACAAAATTCAAATGTAAACTATAAAAATCATATTATAAGGAGGATTCATAATGTCAAAATGCGTAGATTGCAGATACAGCTTTAGTGTACTTGGGGTAATCGGTAAGTATGAATGTAGAAAACATACTATGAAACCATACTTTGATCTTGAACAAAACGCTTGTTCAGATTATGATTCAGACGATGATAATTCACATAGCTGCTATGAATGCGAATATTTCAGCGAAAACATTCTAGGTAAAAAATGTACTAAGCAAAATAAGAAAATTAATGAATGGGATCGCGCATGTTTTTACTTCATTGATTCATGATTACTCATCTTTTTTATTAACAACCAAGCGAGAGCGGAATGCTCTCGCTTTTTTCGGTACTCACAAATGTACTCGCGAGTACGTCTACAACGCTACGTACTTTTTTCGTACTCACGAAGCCTGATTTTACCTAATTTATAGCAAAAAAACAAAAATCCCGGCGATTCGTAAGAATTACCGGGATTTTATTTAAACTACGTATTTACGTGAGTTATGAATTACTTCATAGCCTCTTCAACAGCAACTGCGCAAGCAACTGTTGCACCAACCATTGGGTTGTTACCCATGCCGATGAGACCCATCATTTCTACGTGAGCAGGAACTGATGATGAACCAGCGAACTGAGCGTCAGAGTGCATTCTGCCCATTGTATCTGTCATACCGTATGAAGCAGGACCTGCAGCCATGTTATCAGGGTGGAGTGTACGGCCTGTACCGCCGCCTGAAGCTACTGAGAAGTACTTCTTGCCAGCGTCAGTTCTTTCCTTCTTGTATGTACCTGCAACAGGGTGCTGGAATCTTGTAGGGTTTGTTGAGTTACCTGTGATAGAAACGTCAACGTTTTCCTTCCACATGATTGCAACGCCTTCTGTTACGTCGTTAGCGCCGTAGCAGTTAACCTTTGCGCGGAGACCGTTTGAGTAAGCCTTGCGGAATACTTCCTTAACTTCGCCTGTGTGGTAGTCCATCTCTGTTTCAACGTATGTGAAGCCGTTGATTCTTGCGATGATCTGAGCTGCGTCCTTGCCGAGACCGTTGAGGATAACACGGAGAGGAGTCTTACGAACCTTGTTAGCCTTTTCAGCGATACCGATAGCACCTTCAGCAGCAGCGAATGATTCGTGACCTGCGAGGAATGCGAAACATTCTGTTTCTTCTTCGAGGAGCATCTTGCCGAGGTTACCGTGACCGAGACCAACCTTTCTCTGGTCAGCAACTGAACCAGGGATACAGAAAGCCTGGAGACCTTCACCGATAGCTGCAGCAGCGTCAGCAGCCTTCTTGCAGCCCTTCTTGATAGCGATAGCGCAGCCTACTGTGTAAGCCCACTTAGCATTTTCAAAACAGATAGGCTGGATACCTTCAACGAGCTTGTAGATGTCGAGGCCCTTAGCCTTGCAAACTTCAGCACACTCTTCGATAGAGTTGATGCCGTATTCTTTGATTACAGCGAGAATCTGCTTCTCTCTTCTGTCATATGATTCAAATAAAGCCATTGTAAGTTTCCTCCTTATTCTTTTCTTGGGTCAACGAGCTTAACTGCATCAGCAACTCTTCCGTACTGACCCTGAGCCTTTTCAAATGCTGTGTTAGCATCATCGCCGGCCTTGATGAAGTCCATCATCTTTCCGAAGTTTACAAACTTATAGCCAATGATCTCATTATCTTCGTTGAGAGCGAGCTTTGTAACGTAACCGTCTGTCATTTCGAGGTAACGAGGACCCTTTGCGAGAGTACCGTACATTGTACCAACCTGTGAACGGAGGCCCTTACCGAGGTCTTCAAGACCTGCACCGATTACAAGACCGTCTTCAGAGAAAGCACTCTGTGAACGACCGTAAACGATCTGGAGGAAAAGTTCTCTCATTGCTGTATTGATAGCGTCACAAACGAGGTCTGTGTTGAGAGCTTCGAGGATTGTTCTGCCAGGGAGGATTTCAGAAGCCATAGCTGCTGAGTGTGTCATACCTGAACATCCGATAGTTTCAACGAGACACTCCTGGATAACGCCTTCCTTAACGTTAAGTGTAAGCTTACATGTACCCTGCTGCGGAGCACACCAGCCGATTCCGTGTGTAAAACCAGAAATATCCTTGATTTCTTTTGCCTTTACCCATTTTGCTTCTTCAGGAATTGGAGCAGCACCATGAGCAACGCCCTGTGCGATAGGGCACATTGTTTCAACTTCATGAGAATAATTCATATTCTTAAACTCCTTTCAGTATTATGCTGTTAAAAACGCATTACTGTTTTATTATACTACATGGCCGGCCTATTTTCAAGTATTTTCATTATATTTTTCTTTACTTTTCTACAGTGCTTTGCTATAATATACTTTAGGGAAACAGAGGTAAAACAGAAACTCCTGTCTGACATGATTTTTGTGAGACAGTTTATGTAGTAATTCCCGTTATCATAATGTGAATTTTTCTGCAAAGGAGCAGTATAATGAAGAATACGATAATACTGGTCAGCATTATTTCAGCAGCTATTATTTTTCTTGTTATTGCCATTTCATTTTTTAAGGAAAATCCTGATGTAAGTCTGAAAAGAGATGAATACACAAGACCTGTTGAAATACAGCCGTTTGATCTGGAACTGAACATCGTTACATCTGAAGCAAATTTCTGGGAGCGTGTAGCCGGTCTTAAGGCAACGGAAGCACCTGAAGTTTTTGTTACCGATGAAAACGGAGAAACTGTTACTGATGAAGAAGGCAATCCTGTTGTTTACGATGAAAACGCAGCTGTTACATCCGTACCGGAAGACGAAGCAGAACCGGAAGAAACAACCGTAAAAAAAGGAAAAAAATAAGAAGAAAAGATCCGCAGAAACTTTTCTTCCTTAAACTGCAAAAGGCGTACCGATGGTACGCCTGATTTTTTATCTATATTATCACTGTCTGTCCGGAATCACTGCTGATTCTGGCCGTCGGATGTGTTCTTTCCGCCGTTCTTTACCTTGTTGATTTCCTGTGTTGTTCTCTTGACATCCTGAAGTCCCTTTGTAAAATAGAGTTCAGCATCGTGAAGCATATTGTCAACATAGTTGCTTGTGGCACTTCTGATCTCCTTTGAACGTGCCTGAGCCTGAGAAATCAGTTCAGCTGCTCTCTGCTTGGCTTCTTTTACGATCGTATCGCCTGAAACAAGTGCCTTGGCTCTTTCCTCAGCCTGCTGTACTATCTGTTCAGCCTTCTGTTCTGCTTCCTTGATGATTCTTTCGCAGTCAAAATCTATAAGCTTTGCGCGCTTGATCTCCTGAGGAATATTGAGTCTTATATCGTCTATAAGTTCTCTGAGACGCTCGGAATCAATGATCATCTTATTCTGTGAAAATGGCATCAGTGCAGATTTATCAAGCAATTCTTCCATCTGCTCAAGTATCTCGTCTATATTGTTCATATGCAAGTCACCGCGGATAGACCGTGGTTCTCTCCTTTCATCATGAAATGAAATAATAAATATATATATAACAACCTCTGAGGCCCGGAATCCAGACTGTCAGAAGATCATTTAACACCTGTTATCCTGTTCACAATGCTTTCTCTGATAATTTCAGGAACAAAACTGCTTATATCACCGCCAAATGCAGCGATCTGTTTAACTACACTTGAACTGAGATACATATTTTCGGTACTTGTTGTAAGAAAAACTGTTTCAGCATCCGGATAAAGCTTTTTATTTGCAAGAGCCATCTGGAATTCATACTCAAAGTCACTGACAGCCCTGAGTCCCTTTACTATTGCGCAGGCTCCGACTTCACGTACATAGTCTGCAAGAAGTCCGTCAAGAATATCGATGACTACATTATCCATTCCGGCTGTTACATCCATTATCATCTTTATTCTCTCGGTTGGAGTAAAAAGCGGCTGCTTTGAAAGATTGGTCGAAACCAGTATTATAACCTTGTCAAACAGCGTGGACGCGCGGGTGAAAATATCGATGTGTCCAAATGTCACCGGATCAAAACTTCCGGGGCAGACTGCTATCCTTCTCACCTCTGAAACACCTCTTGTTTTAAGAAAATAACATCAGTATCCTTCATGGATAAACTGACTTATTTCTATTTTACCATACTTATATTTTTTTTTCAAGACCAGCGGACCAATTTTCTCCGGAAGTTCAAGACGCTGCTCATGTTCACACATGATCCTTCCGCCTTCATTCATACGTTCGGCAAGAAGAGGAAGCGCTTTTTCAAGTATTCCCATGTGATACGGCGGATCCAGAAAAGCAAGATCATATGTGTTTCTGTCACTTTTCAGAAAATCAAGTGAATCCATGAAAACGACTCTGCTCCTGTCTGTGAATCCTGCTGTTTCGATATTTTCAGTTATAATGTTCACTGAAGCCTTTGCCCTGTCAACAAAAACTGCTTTTTCAGCCCCGCGGCTGAGTGCCTCTATTCCAAGCTGTCCGCTGCCGCCGAAAAGATCAAGTACCGAAGCTCCGGGGATCTGAAACTGTATTGCAGAAAACATGGCTTCCTTTACCTTGTCTGTCGTCGGCCTTACGTCGCTGCCTTCAAGTGTTCTTAGTTTTCTCCCTCTTGCAGTACCTGCAATTATACGCATAATGAGACCGCTCCTTAAACTTAAATTATGGTGAACGCAATTTTTTTTTTACGTTCACTATAATTAATTCATTTATATTACCTTGCAGATCCGCAAACTACGTTTGCTCCCTGCATATCGCCTAATAGTAAACGAAAAATATTTCGTTTACTATAATTAATAATTATTATACTACATTTTTTTTACAATGTCTATAGCAACGATAGTCTCTTTCCGGACTAAGGAAGTACTGATCAAGCCGGAAAGCCGGCGTTTTACTGACTTAGCTTTAATATCAGTTCCGCAGCCGTTTCCGCAGATATGCCGGCGATGCGGCTTACCTCCTCCGGCTCTGCTTTTCCTATCGCTTCTGCTGTCCTGAAATGTTCCATAAGCCTGGCAGCCTTTTTTTCACCGATCCCCTTTACAGATGTCAGACGTGAATCAAACGTTATTTTTGAATGAAGCTTTTTCTGATAGGTAATAGCCACCCTGTGCATTTCATCCTGTATGTTTGTAAGAAGCGTGAACGCTGACCTGAGACTTGAAACGGATATTTCCTCACCGCCGGTGGATATCGCCCTTGTGCGGTGTTTGTTGTCCTTGACTATACCGAAGACCGGAACGTCAATTCCCATCTCTCTTAAGTATGGTTCAACGGCATTAACCTGTCCTTTGCCGCCGTCAAGGAACACCAGATCAGGCTTTCTTCTGAAACCTTCATCTGTTTCATTTTCATCAAGAAAACGCGTGAATCTTCTTTCGAGGACTTCATGCATACATGCGTAGTCGTTCTGTATCGCTACATTTTTTATGGAAAAACGCTTGTACATCTTTTTCAGCGGCCTTCCGTTCTCAAAAACGACCATACTGGCACACATCGCTGATGAGCCAAGGTTTGATATATCGTATGCCTCAATATACTCAGGAGGTTTCGGGAGTCCCAGAAGCTGCGAAAGCTGTTCAAGAGCGATAAGCTCCTTTCCGGTTCTTCCTGCCCTGACGGAAAGGAATTCACTTGCATTGTTTCTGGCAAGCATGATGTACTTCATCATACTGCCCTTCTGTCTGAAAAGCACATGCACTGCATGTCCTGACTGTTCCTTCAGTATTCCTGAAACAACATCAGCATCTTCGCACTCATACTCAGTAAAGATCTTCTCAGGAACATCATGTCCGCTTGAATAGTACTGCATTATAAAGTCAGTGTAAAGTGACGTGTCATTGTCTGCGCCTTCAAAAAAATATGAATTCTTGTCGACCAGTTTTCCGTTCCTGTACACAATAACAGAAACACATGTTCCGTTATGATCGCTGACAGATGCGATAATATCAGTATTATCGATATCAGGATCAAAGATTTTCTGAGTCTGTGCAGCTCTTGTTATGTTGTTTATCCTGTCACGAAGAACAGCCGCCTTTTCAAATTCCAGATTTTCTGCAGCCTTCTCCATTTCCTCACGGAGTTTTTCCACTGAATCACGGCTGCCGGTCTTTATGTAGTTCAGAGCATCGTTAATGATCGCGCCGTAATTTTCAGCAGATATCTTTCCGGTGCATACGCCCATGCACTGCTTTATATGATAATTCAGACACGGACGTCTGTTCGCCGCAGACGTGCACGGAAATTTCTTATGGCAGACCGGCAGCATGAAGACTTTGTTCACTTCTGCGACCGTCTGTTTTGTCACGCCGGAACTTGTATATGGTCCGAGAGTAATCCCACCTTCAATGATCCTTTTTTCAGCAGTTATGCGGGGATAAAGTTCACCGGAAACATGTATGTAGTGATACCCCTTGTCATCCTTAAGCAGAATGTTGTATTTCGGCTTGTGCTGCTTTATCAGACTGCACTCGAGCACAAGGGCCTCATACTCTGTATCGGTTACGATAAAATCATAGTCATATACATTTTCCACCATCTTTGCGACCTTCGGTGTATGGTCCGCCGACTGTCTGAAATAGCTGGTAACACGGTTTTTCAGGTTTTTGGCCTTACCGATGTAAATGATATCCCCGGCCTGATTTTTCATTTTATAGACGCCCGGAAAGGTGGAAAGTCTGTTTGTCTTTTCTCTGAGATACGGTAGTCTCTCGTTCATAACGTCTCCGATTTGTACTGGAAGAAACGGCGCGCCTTTCCTCCTACGGTATTGATATATTTCATAATACCCAGTTTTTCAACGAGAACTTTCGTTCCTTTTTCCGCCATATCCTTGAATTCCATTTCAATCTCGTAATCACATTTTCCAAGATAGAAATTAACGTCAAAGTCTATCGAGAGCGAATCAGATGGGCGGATGCTGGTTCTGTGCGTAACCAGTTCACCCTGGAGCGAAAACGGTATCCAGGCAAACTTTCCGTTCTCAAGTGTTATGTCACTCTTGAGTTTTTCAATATCCATACATGTTTCATTTGCAGTGGAATAGTCATTTCCTGTCAGCTGCTGCGATTCTTTCAGTTCAAGACGAAGGCTGTTTTCTGTCTGCCTCGCTCTTAGTGTGGTGTGATTTGAAAGCAGATAGTTGTCATCAGTATCATAGTAATAGTTTATCTGAATGACATCCTTGTATTCCGCATCAGTATAGCGGTCTTTTATGAGTTCCATGATCTCGTAGAATTTTTTTCTGTCAACAAGAAATTTATATTCGGTTTCCTTCATTTTCCCATCCTTCTTTTCTCAGCTTTTTTCTTTTCCCTGATCATTTCCGTAAGCCGTGAATACAGTTCCTCAGCTGCTTTTCTTGCTTCTTCATTCAGTTTCTGCCCGCCGTATACAGCTGCATCATAATCATTTACAGTTGCAGTCATATCAGTTCCGAACAATTCAAGAACGTATCTTCCCGTTTCCGCAGATGTCATACTGCTGTCAAGCCCCAGCTTGTT from Ruminococcus sp. HUN007 encodes:
- a CDS encoding CYTH domain-containing protein, with protein sequence MKETEYKFLVDRKKFYEIMELIKDRYTDAEYKDVIQINYYYDTDDNYLLSNHTTLRARQTENSLRLELKESQQLTGNDYSTANETCMDIEKLKSDITLENGKFAWIPFSLQGELVTHRTSIRPSDSLSIDFDVNFYLGKCDYEIEMEFKDMAEKGTKVLVEKLGIMKYINTVGGKARRFFQYKSETL
- a CDS encoding nitrogen fixation protein NifU; protein product: MNYSHEVETMCPIAQGVAHGAAPIPEEAKWVKAKEIKDISGFTHGIGWCAPQQGTCKLTLNVKEGVIQECLVETIGCSGMTHSAAMASEILPGRTILEALNTDLVCDAINTAMRELFLQIVYGRSQSAFSEDGLVIGAGLEDLGKGLRSQVGTMYGTLAKGPRYLEMTDGYVTKLALNEDNEIIGYKFVNFGKMMDFIKAGDDANTAFEKAQGQYGRVADAVKLVDPRKE
- the uvrC gene encoding excinuclease ABC subunit UvrC yields the protein MNERLPYLREKTNRLSTFPGVYKMKNQAGDIIYIGKAKNLKNRVTSYFRQSADHTPKVAKMVENVYDYDFIVTDTEYEALVLECSLIKQHKPKYNILLKDDKGYHYIHVSGELYPRITAEKRIIEGGITLGPYTSSGVTKQTVAEVNKVFMLPVCHKKFPCTSAANRRPCLNYHIKQCMGVCTGKISAENYGAIINDALNYIKTGSRDSVEKLREEMEKAAENLEFEKAAVLRDRINNITRAAQTQKIFDPDIDNTDIIASVSDHNGTCVSVIVYRNGKLVDKNSYFFEGADNDTSLYTDFIMQYYSSGHDVPEKIFTEYECEDADVVSGILKEQSGHAVHVLFRQKGSMMKYIMLARNNASEFLSVRAGRTGKELIALEQLSQLLGLPKPPEYIEAYDISNLGSSAMCASMVVFENGRPLKKMYKRFSIKNVAIQNDYACMHEVLERRFTRFLDENETDEGFRRKPDLVFLDGGKGQVNAVEPYLREMGIDVPVFGIVKDNKHRTRAISTGGEEISVSSLRSAFTLLTNIQDEMHRVAITYQKKLHSKITFDSRLTSVKGIGEKKAARLMEHFRTAEAIGKAEPEEVSRIAGISAETAAELILKLSQ
- the rsmD gene encoding 16S rRNA (guanine(966)-N(2))-methyltransferase RsmD, which codes for MRIIAGTARGRKLRTLEGSDVRPTTDKVKEAMFSAIQFQIPGASVLDLFGGSGQLGIEALSRGAEKAVFVDRAKASVNIITENIETAGFTDRSRVVFMDSLDFLKSDRNTYDLAFLDPPYHMGILEKALPLLAERMNEGGRIMCEHEQRLELPEKIGPLVLKKKYKYGKIEISQFIHEGY
- a CDS encoding vacuolar-type H+-ATPase subunit H; this encodes MNNIDEILEQMEELLDKSALMPFSQNKMIIDSERLRELIDDIRLNIPQEIKRAKLIDFDCERIIKEAEQKAEQIVQQAEERAKALVSGDTIVKEAKQRAAELISQAQARSKEIRSATSNYVDNMLHDAELYFTKGLQDVKRTTQEINKVKNGGKNTSDGQNQQ
- a CDS encoding GGGtGRT protein codes for the protein MALFESYDRREKQILAVIKEYGINSIEECAEVCKAKGLDIYKLVEGIQPICFENAKWAYTVGCAIAIKKGCKKAADAAAAIGEGLQAFCIPGSVADQRKVGLGHGNLGKMLLEEETECFAFLAGHESFAAAEGAIGIAEKANKVRKTPLRVILNGLGKDAAQIIARINGFTYVETEMDYHTGEVKEVFRKAYSNGLRAKVNCYGANDVTEGVAIMWKENVDVSITGNSTNPTRFQHPVAGTYKKERTDAGKKYFSVASGGGTGRTLHPDNMAAGPASYGMTDTMGRMHSDAQFAGSSSVPAHVEMMGLIGMGNNPMVGATVACAVAVEEAMK
- the coaD gene encoding pantetheine-phosphate adenylyltransferase, producing the protein MRRIAVCPGSFDPVTFGHIDIFTRASTLFDKVIILVSTNLSKQPLFTPTERIKMIMDVTAGMDNVVIDILDGLLADYVREVGACAIVKGLRAVSDFEYEFQMALANKKLYPDAETVFLTTSTENMYLSSSVVKQIAAFGGDISSFVPEIIRESIVNRITGVK